A stretch of Usitatibacter palustris DNA encodes these proteins:
- a CDS encoding CHASE2 domain-containing protein has protein sequence MLLAALSFLLVSSPEPIERFHAGVFDAYQRLFPLERTAEPVVIVAIDEHSLREFGQWPWPRTRVAELIRRIGEGKPGAIGFDLFFPEPDRFSPGNIASTPGMPGDAAKVLMSLPTNDSVLSEAIASQPVLLGISAERELDPRFPAPPPSQPLRTFAQRELPIDRYAGHIGNLPVLGSAAKGYGLINSGSASAIVRRAPLIARVGEGTFGSLGLETLRQALGEKLTVREAPHGMISIEFGEVKTLAQDDGTAWIRFGPHDGTRFVTAYDVMLNRLKPGTFEGKAVLVGVTGLGLLDFKTTPLGELVPGVEVHAQVAENLAAGVYLQRWERAARIEGAFLLALGLLFIVVVPRLRAQRGLALVVGSVGGTLVAGLVAFAWGGLLFDPVLPAFGAVAVFGMVLVGTLAQSERQRRVLREQAARLAGELDAARRIQMGLLPDPAEIFADERRIEMAALLEPARTVGGDFYDCFMVGADRVVFVVADVSGKGLPAALFMASVKSHLKSAALRGGEAGVMLTRAQEEISRENPEQLFVTAFLGSLDLETGMLECANAGHEPPYARTPNGTPERLVPDGGPPLCVIEGYVFPTWKRRLMPGEWMCVVTDGATESQNPRGEFFGTERLKVSLGWMPEDVTPDFLVRKVRDDVHRFAEDAEQADDLTLLALKWNGGTV, from the coding sequence GTGTTGCTCGCCGCGCTCTCGTTCCTCCTGGTCAGTTCCCCCGAACCCATCGAGCGTTTTCACGCCGGCGTGTTCGACGCGTACCAAAGACTCTTCCCGCTCGAGCGCACGGCCGAGCCCGTCGTCATCGTCGCGATCGACGAACATTCGCTGCGCGAGTTCGGCCAGTGGCCGTGGCCGCGCACGCGCGTGGCTGAACTGATCCGCCGCATCGGCGAGGGCAAGCCCGGCGCGATCGGCTTCGACCTTTTCTTTCCCGAGCCCGATCGCTTCTCGCCGGGCAACATCGCATCCACTCCGGGAATGCCGGGCGACGCGGCGAAGGTGCTGATGTCGCTGCCGACCAACGATTCGGTCCTCTCGGAAGCGATCGCGTCGCAGCCCGTCCTCCTGGGCATCTCGGCCGAGCGCGAGCTCGATCCGCGCTTTCCCGCGCCGCCGCCTTCGCAGCCGCTGCGCACGTTCGCGCAGCGCGAGCTTCCCATCGATCGCTACGCGGGCCATATCGGCAACCTTCCGGTGCTGGGCTCGGCGGCGAAGGGCTATGGGTTGATCAACTCCGGCTCGGCCTCGGCGATCGTGCGCCGCGCTCCGCTCATCGCGCGCGTCGGCGAGGGCACGTTCGGCTCGCTCGGTCTCGAGACGCTGCGCCAGGCGCTCGGCGAGAAGCTCACCGTGCGCGAAGCGCCGCACGGGATGATCTCGATCGAGTTCGGCGAGGTGAAGACGTTGGCGCAGGACGACGGCACCGCGTGGATCCGATTCGGCCCGCACGACGGCACGCGCTTCGTCACGGCGTACGACGTGATGCTCAATCGCCTCAAGCCGGGGACGTTCGAGGGCAAGGCCGTGCTCGTCGGGGTCACGGGGCTGGGCCTGCTCGATTTCAAGACGACCCCGCTCGGCGAGCTCGTGCCCGGTGTCGAAGTGCACGCGCAAGTCGCGGAGAATCTCGCCGCGGGCGTGTACCTCCAGCGATGGGAGCGTGCGGCGCGCATCGAAGGGGCGTTCCTGCTCGCACTCGGATTGCTTTTCATCGTCGTCGTGCCGCGGCTGCGCGCGCAGCGCGGCCTCGCCCTCGTCGTGGGGTCGGTGGGCGGCACGCTGGTCGCGGGGCTCGTCGCCTTCGCGTGGGGCGGATTGCTGTTCGATCCCGTGCTGCCCGCGTTCGGCGCGGTCGCGGTGTTCGGCATGGTGCTGGTGGGCACGCTCGCGCAATCGGAGCGGCAACGGCGGGTGCTGCGCGAACAAGCCGCACGCCTCGCGGGCGAGCTCGATGCCGCGCGGCGCATCCAGATGGGATTGCTGCCGGATCCCGCGGAGATCTTCGCGGACGAGCGGCGCATCGAGATGGCGGCTCTCCTCGAACCCGCGCGCACGGTCGGCGGCGATTTCTACGACTGCTTCATGGTGGGCGCCGATCGCGTCGTGTTCGTGGTCGCCGATGTCTCGGGCAAGGGACTGCCGGCCGCACTCTTCATGGCGAGCGTGAAGTCGCATCTGAAAAGCGCGGCGCTGCGCGGCGGCGAGGCGGGTGTGATGCTCACGCGCGCGCAGGAGGAGATCTCGCGCGAGAACCCGGAGCAGCTCTTCGTCACGGCGTTCCTCGGTTCGCTCGATCTCGAGACCGGCATGCTCGAGTGCGCGAACGCCGGCCACGAACCGCCCTATGCGCGCACGCCCAACGGCACGCCCGAGCGGCTCGTTCCCGATGGCGGCCCGCCGCTGTGCGTGATCGAGGGCTACGTATTCCCGACGTGGAAGCGCCGGCTCATGCCTGGCGAGTGGATGTGCGTGGTGACCGACGGCGCGACCGAGTCGCAGAATCCGCGCGGCGAGTTCTTCGGCACCGAGCGTCTCAAGGTTTCACTGGGATGGATGCCCGAGGACGTGACGCCCGATTTCCTCGTGAGGAAAGTGCGCGACGACGTGCATCGCTTCGCCGAGGACGCGGAGCAGGCTGACGATCTGACGCTGCTTGCATTGAAATGGAACGGCGGAACTGTCTAG
- a CDS encoding MBL fold metallo-hydrolase: MKIRFWGTRGSIPVALTAVDIRDKLAQALVQASGRTFDTYEQAHAYASSELDFSLTHTFGGHTPCVELEAGDDEYYVCDMGSGARPFGVHVLAKQARKPATVNVFMSHVHWDHIMGFPFFGPAYVPGTKIRIHGCHDVVEQAFRLQQAAPFFPVDFSQLAANIEFVKLVPDQPNKVGSFTVIPHLQLHSGDSYGFRFEKDGKSVIYSTDSEHKLENRAEAEGFANFFRNADIVIFDAMYALAEAISVKADWGHSSNIVGVELCQMARAKHLVLFHHEPANDDATLESLLKEARRFEELTRSDHVLKVSASYDGLEIQL; the protein is encoded by the coding sequence TTGAAGATCCGCTTCTGGGGTACCCGCGGTTCCATTCCGGTGGCCCTGACGGCCGTCGATATCCGCGACAAGCTCGCCCAGGCGCTGGTCCAGGCTTCGGGAAGGACGTTCGACACCTACGAGCAGGCCCACGCCTACGCGAGCTCCGAGCTCGACTTCTCGCTCACCCATACCTTCGGGGGGCACACGCCGTGCGTCGAGCTCGAGGCGGGTGACGACGAGTACTACGTCTGCGACATGGGCAGCGGGGCGCGGCCCTTCGGCGTGCACGTGCTCGCCAAGCAGGCGCGCAAGCCCGCGACGGTGAATGTCTTCATGTCCCACGTGCACTGGGACCACATCATGGGCTTTCCCTTCTTCGGGCCGGCGTACGTGCCGGGCACGAAGATCCGCATCCATGGCTGCCACGACGTGGTCGAGCAGGCGTTCCGCCTGCAGCAGGCCGCGCCGTTCTTCCCGGTCGATTTCTCGCAGCTCGCGGCGAACATCGAGTTCGTGAAGCTCGTGCCCGACCAGCCCAACAAGGTCGGCAGCTTCACCGTGATCCCGCACCTGCAGCTGCACTCGGGCGACTCCTACGGCTTTCGCTTCGAGAAGGACGGCAAGAGCGTCATCTACTCGACCGACTCGGAGCACAAGCTCGAGAACCGCGCCGAGGCCGAGGGCTTCGCGAACTTCTTCCGCAACGCCGACATCGTGATCTTCGATGCGATGTACGCGCTCGCCGAGGCGATCAGCGTGAAGGCCGACTGGGGCCACTCGAGCAACATCGTCGGCGTGGAGCTGTGCCAGATGGCGCGCGCGAAGCACCTCGTGCTCTTCCACCACGAGCCCGCCAACGACGACGCGACGCTCGAGTCCCTGCTCAAGGAAGCGCGCCGCTTCGAGGAGCTCACGCGCAGCGATCACGTGCTCAAGGTCTCCGCTTCGTACGACGGATTGGAGATCCAGCTCTGA
- a CDS encoding STAS domain-containing protein, whose product MLTHRRSANAVVLSVSGRLDQDTCEAFRAELMTHLDATSRDGRGIVLDLSGLEYVSSAGLRCFMLASRQAKAQHSRIAVAALQPMVAEIFEISHFNLVFQVYGTVDEAVNAVSADKSPTYKGRENS is encoded by the coding sequence ATGCTGACCCATCGGCGCAGCGCCAACGCGGTCGTCCTGTCCGTGTCCGGTCGGCTCGACCAGGACACGTGCGAGGCGTTTCGTGCCGAGCTGATGACCCACCTGGATGCGACTTCGAGGGATGGCCGGGGTATCGTCCTCGACCTCTCGGGGCTGGAATACGTCTCCTCGGCGGGTTTGCGCTGCTTCATGCTCGCTTCGCGCCAGGCCAAGGCGCAGCATTCCCGGATTGCCGTCGCCGCGCTCCAGCCGATGGTCGCGGAGATCTTCGAGATCAGCCATTTCAACCTGGTATTCCAGGTGTACGGGACGGTCGATGAGGCCGTGAACGCCGTTTCCGCCGACAAGAGTCCGACGTATAAAGGCCGGGAGAATTCTTGA
- a CDS encoding response regulator, with amino-acid sequence MLPRVLMVDDDDRLVAAVSEYLGNNGLEMRSVSRGDEVLGEVRRADPDLIILDLMLPGLDGFEVCRQLRDAAAHMPVLILTARDEDFDHVLGMEIGADDYLIKPVAPRVLLAHVKAMLRRQATRKDEGQTQTLTFGALTINRLTREVSLLGERITMTSAEFDLLWLLASHAGELMHRDDILKRLRGLDHAHEDRSVDARLYRLRKRFGDSDGVLRRIKTVRPHRYLFSVEPW; translated from the coding sequence GTGCTGCCTCGCGTCCTGATGGTGGACGACGACGACCGGCTGGTCGCCGCCGTCTCCGAATACCTGGGAAACAACGGGCTCGAGATGCGCTCGGTCTCTCGCGGCGACGAAGTGCTGGGCGAAGTGCGCCGCGCCGATCCCGACCTCATCATCCTCGACCTCATGCTGCCCGGCCTCGACGGCTTCGAGGTCTGCCGGCAGCTTCGCGACGCCGCGGCGCACATGCCGGTGCTGATCCTCACGGCGCGCGACGAGGACTTCGATCACGTCCTGGGCATGGAAATTGGCGCCGATGATTACCTCATCAAGCCGGTCGCACCCCGGGTGCTGCTCGCCCACGTGAAGGCGATGCTCCGGCGCCAGGCCACGCGCAAGGATGAAGGGCAGACGCAAACACTCACCTTCGGCGCGCTCACGATCAACCGGCTCACGCGCGAGGTCTCGTTGCTCGGCGAGCGCATCACGATGACCTCGGCGGAGTTCGATCTCCTGTGGCTGCTCGCTTCCCATGCCGGGGAGCTCATGCATCGCGATGACATCCTCAAGCGCCTGCGCGGTCTGGACCACGCGCACGAGGACCGGTCGGTCGATGCGCGCCTCTATCGGCTGCGCAAGCGCTTCGGGGATTCCGACGGCGTGCTGCGCCGCATCAAGACGGTCCGGCCCCACCGGTACCTGTTCAGCGTGGAGCCCTGGTAA